Proteins from a genomic interval of Rosa chinensis cultivar Old Blush chromosome 2, RchiOBHm-V2, whole genome shotgun sequence:
- the LOC112186213 gene encoding uncharacterized protein LOC112186213 isoform X2, protein MMISRLFLSPLQGPDGTNGMLEPWLESKGLGDANQVLAYFAVSKLGEPPVDGITDTNPEGLTASYGKWASAVADRLHAGGLTCKVLDKEAFQKQMLEKLIWISAFMLVGARHPGTTVGGVEKDYRSEVSSLIAELATAAAAEKGLVFEGAMEDRLCAYSRAVAHFPTAVKEFKWRNGWFYSLSERAIAEGKPDPCPLHTAWLKELKII, encoded by the exons ATGATGATCTCGAGGCTGTTCTTGAGTCCACTCCAAGGCCCAGATGGAACG AACGGAATGCTGGAACCATGGCTTGAAAGTAAAGGTCTTGGTGATGCGAACCAAGTGTTAGCATATTTTGCTGTCTCCAAGCTGGGAGAACCTCCAGTTGATGGAATAACTGATACCAATCCTGAAGGACTGACAGCATCATATGGGAAGTGGGCATCTGCAGTAGCTGACAGATTACATGCTGGAGGCCTCACTTGCAAg GTTCTTGACAAGGAAGCATTTCAGAAGCAGATGTTGGAAAAGTTGATATGGATTTCAGCATTTATGCTTGTTGGAGCTCGTCATCCAGGAACAACTGTAGGTGGTGTAGAGAAAGACTACCGCTCTGAG GTTTCCAGCCTCATTGCAGAGCTTGCCACTGCAGCAGCAGCTGAGAAGGGATTGGTATTTGAAGGAGCCATGGAGGATAGATTATGTGCATACTCACGAGCTGTTGCCCACTTTCCTACTGCAGTCAAAGAG TTTAAATGGAGAAATGGTTGGTTCTATTCCCTTTCTGAAAGGGCAATTGCAGAAGGAAAGCCTGATCCATGTCCCCTACATACGGCATGGctcaaagaattgaaaattatttAG
- the LOC112186213 gene encoding uncharacterized protein LOC112186213 isoform X1: MANMTLTLSSSTLFHLTTKPSSRLALRIRAKASTATAMASISTKTKVVPAVIVGAGRVGKALNDMGNGDDLLVKRGEPVPLDFEGPIMVCTRNDDLEAVLESTPRPRWNDLVFFQNGMLEPWLESKGLGDANQVLAYFAVSKLGEPPVDGITDTNPEGLTASYGKWASAVADRLHAGGLTCKVLDKEAFQKQMLEKLIWISAFMLVGARHPGTTVGGVEKDYRSEVSSLIAELATAAAAEKGLVFEGAMEDRLCAYSRAVAHFPTAVKEFKWRNGWFYSLSERAIAEGKPDPCPLHTAWLKELKII, encoded by the exons ATGGCCAACATGACACTCACACTCTCTAGTTCCACTCTCTTCCACCTCACGACAAAACCCAGTTCGAGACTCGCTCTAAGAATTAGAGCCAAAGCCTCCACAGCCACTGCCATGGCTTCCATATCCACCAAAACCAAGGTGGTGCCTGCAGTCATAGTCGGCGCCGGAAGGGTTGGGAAGGCCTTAAATGACATGGGCAATGGTGATGACTTGCTGGTCAAAAGAGGAGAGCCTGTGCCTCTTGACTTTGAAGGCCCAATAATGGTTTGTACTAGAAATGATGATCTCGAGGCTGTTCTTGAGTCCACTCCAAGGCCCAGATGGAACG ATTTGGTTTTTTTCCAGAACGGAATGCTGGAACCATGGCTTGAAAGTAAAGGTCTTGGTGATGCGAACCAAGTGTTAGCATATTTTGCTGTCTCCAAGCTGGGAGAACCTCCAGTTGATGGAATAACTGATACCAATCCTGAAGGACTGACAGCATCATATGGGAAGTGGGCATCTGCAGTAGCTGACAGATTACATGCTGGAGGCCTCACTTGCAAg GTTCTTGACAAGGAAGCATTTCAGAAGCAGATGTTGGAAAAGTTGATATGGATTTCAGCATTTATGCTTGTTGGAGCTCGTCATCCAGGAACAACTGTAGGTGGTGTAGAGAAAGACTACCGCTCTGAG GTTTCCAGCCTCATTGCAGAGCTTGCCACTGCAGCAGCAGCTGAGAAGGGATTGGTATTTGAAGGAGCCATGGAGGATAGATTATGTGCATACTCACGAGCTGTTGCCCACTTTCCTACTGCAGTCAAAGAG TTTAAATGGAGAAATGGTTGGTTCTATTCCCTTTCTGAAAGGGCAATTGCAGAAGGAAAGCCTGATCCATGTCCCCTACATACGGCATGGctcaaagaattgaaaattatttAG